One region of Brassica napus cultivar Da-Ae chromosome A10, Da-Ae, whole genome shotgun sequence genomic DNA includes:
- the LOC111201217 gene encoding uncharacterized protein LOC111201217: MGEGEEEGKIRCSSTVIIFCCIFLIVGLDVFAGFVAMQAEDAQQEVKQRVWLPECKSPSKKAFVLGLIALGCLLAAHIIAVMIGCSLSNTATVISGPEITEHINMACISLTWIIATAGVGILTMGIWT; this comes from the exons atgGGAGAGGGGGAAGAAGAGGGGAAGATTAGATGCTCTAGTACcgttataatattttgttgtatATTTTTGATCGTGGGATTAGATGTCTTTGCTGGTTTCGTGGCAATGCAAGCCGAAGACGCCCAACAAGAG GTGAAACAGAGGGTGTGGTTACCCGAGTGTAAATCTCCAAGCAAAAAAGCTTTCGTGTTAGGGCTAATAGCATTAGGATGTTTGCTAGCAGCTCATATCATCGCCGTTATGATAGGATGCAGTCTCTCCAATACAGCCACAGTAATCAGCGGACCTGAGATCACAGAACACATCAACATGGCCTGTATTTCTCTCACTTG GATCATAGCAACTGCGGGAGTGGGGATACTAACGATGGGCATATGGACTTAA
- the LOC125579271 gene encoding uncharacterized protein LOC125579271, with protein sequence MKSSHDTMKPSLDTMRPSQLRKSDTIKSGDIFSGKKEQIMKLCKLSVIERFDFIIKKSWKHVFYAKCCVAGCSWGIRATTKSKSSPEFLIRKYTDLHTCSAVIRYSRHRHANAKCIGKVYVEGFSGGSDLKGIQPKHIMECIRDVYQLDIGYTKAHSALAYAREMVRGTHASGYQDLPSNLQKIKQANPDIITELELDAEKMFKYLFIDFGACIKGFPFMRRVIVIDGAHLSGNFRGVMLVDACQDRNRGIYPIAFGIVNAEDAAAWE encoded by the coding sequence ATGAAGTCATCACATGATACTATGAAGCCATCACTTGATACTATGAGGCCATCACAGCTGCGGAAGAGTGATACCATTAAGTCTGGTGACATATTCAGTGGCAAGAAGGAACAAATAATGAAATTATGCAAGCTTTCAGTCATCGAAAGGTTTGATTTCATCATCAAAAAGTCTTGGAAGCATGTATTTTATGCAAAGTGCTGCGTTGCTGGATGTTCCTGGGGGATACGTGCTACAACTAAGTCGAAATCATCTCCAGAATTCCTCATTCGTAAATATACTGATCTTCATACATGCTCTGCAGTCATTAGGTATTCTCGCCACCGACATGCAAATGCAAAATGTATTGGCAAGGTGTATGTTGAGGGATTTAGTGGTGGCAGTGATCTTAAAGGAATCCAGCCCAAACATATAATGGAGTGTATAAGGGATGTTTATCAACTTGACATTGGTTATACAAAGGCTCATAGTGCATTAGCATATGCACGAGAGATGGTTAGAGGCACTCATGCTAGTGGCTATCAGGACTTGCCTTCGAATCTACAAAAAATAAAGCAGGCCAATCCAGATATAATAACAGAGCTTGAACTTGATGCTGAGAAAATGTTTAAGTATTTGTTCATTGATTTTGGCGCATGTATCAAAGGGTTTCCATTCATGAGGAGGGTTATTGTTATAGATGGAGCACATCTAAGTGGTAATTTCAGAGGTGTTATGTTAGTGGATGCATGTCAGGATAGAAATAGGGGTATATATCCTATAGCTTTTGGGATTGTAAATGCAGAGGATGCAGCTGCATGGGAATGA
- the LOC125579392 gene encoding zinc finger protein HD1-like, giving the protein MTDIKCKSFNPIIWTFLRDIVTIFCKKVDFVYKFHIMFIKCKSFNPIIWTFLRYILIVNYNRIGIFINSMMNFLFRFDVSLCMGHFTQDSSCSGFDSYKTKEIENICLSNFDDYKALFDLKECFTADELILTDQLIDRIITKHNADTKAEKVIPSLSSVMSSVTHKDYNTEALANASCEDYKKNQMICAKAKDEINNNVEIFPNALTQLDRGPSQLILTDIHDMSLWDDQTPASRAYDPQARLEALKRYFAKKEKHKFGKQIRYESRKSTADTKRRLKGRFTKVGADYDYDPRVNNNMLRYFSLNQLTGLYLT; this is encoded by the exons ATGACAGACATAAAGTGCAAAAGCTTCAACCCGATTATTTGGACATTCCtaagggacatagttaccattttttgtaaaaaagtggatttcgtttataaatttcatattatgtTCATCAAGTGCAAAAGCTTCAACCCGATTATTTGGACATTCCTAAGGTATATTCTTATAGTTAATTACAACAGGATTGggatttttataaattctatgaTGAATTTCTTATTTCGATTCGATGTGTCTTTGTGCATGGGTCACTTTACGCAGGATAGTTCATGTTCAGGCTTTGATTCTTACAAAACTAAAGAGATAGAGAACATCTGTTTGAGCAATTTTGACGACTACAAGGCACTATTCGACCTAAAAGAATGTTTCACCGCGGATGAGTTGATCCTAACTGATCAGTTAATCGATAGAATAATAACGAAACACAATGCAGACACCAAGGCAGAG AAGGTTATACCATCTCTGTCATCGGTTATGTCATCAGTAACACACAAGGATTACAACACTGAAGCTTTGGCTAATGCAAGTTGTGAAGATTACAAGAAGAATCAAATGATTTGCGCAAAGGCAAAGGACGAGATCAACAATAATGTGGAAATCTTCCCAAACGCTTTGACTCAACTTGATCGTGGCCCATCGCAGTTGATTCTGACAGATATCCATGATATGTCACTATGGGACGATCAAACACCTGCATCTCGTGCATATGATCCGCAAGCACGATTAGAAGCATTGAAGAGATACTTCGCAAAGAAGGAGAAACACAA GTTTGGGAAGCAAATTAGATATGAATCTCGAAAATCTACGGCTGATACGAAGAGACGATTGAAAGGGAGATTTACAAAAGTTGGTGCAGATTATGATTATGATCCAcgagtaaataataatatgttgaGATATTTCTCCTTAAACCAATTAACCGGTTTATATCTCACTTGA